The Agromyces mariniharenae genome includes a window with the following:
- a CDS encoding WXG100 family type VII secretion target, whose product MADFGASYGEMEAMANKLNDARDDIQSQLDQLKNSVDSLLGNDFKTQHASGKFGQGYEELTTGLKNAVDGIGEMGEALRGMMQAIQDLDQQLAGR is encoded by the coding sequence ATGGCGGATTTCGGCGCCTCCTACGGCGAGATGGAAGCGATGGCCAACAAGCTGAACGACGCGCGTGACGACATCCAGTCGCAGCTCGACCAGCTGAAGAACTCGGTGGACTCGCTGCTCGGCAACGACTTCAAGACGCAGCACGCGTCGGGCAAGTTCGGCCAGGGCTACGAGGAGCTCACCACCGGGCTCAAGAACGCGGTCGACGGCATCGGCGAGATGGGCGAGGCCCTCCGCGGCATGATGCAGGCGATCCAGGACCTCGACCAGCAGCTCGCGGGCCGCTGA
- a CDS encoding flagellar protein FlgN has translation MTDILIEYSVLNELNGSLKQIIVELEKAEERATSLEGDIGDPYGRDTLREAAEEFEDGWDDRRAALKEDLMKIQERVEATGKGWAEWDAAAAKELAVEANEVDTMPRA, from the coding sequence GTGACCGACATCCTGATCGAGTACTCCGTGCTGAACGAGCTCAACGGATCGCTGAAGCAGATCATCGTCGAGCTCGAGAAGGCCGAGGAGCGCGCCACGAGCCTCGAGGGCGACATCGGCGACCCCTACGGCCGCGACACGCTCCGCGAGGCGGCGGAGGAGTTCGAGGACGGCTGGGACGACCGTCGCGCCGCGCTCAAGGAGGACCTCATGAAGATCCAGGAGCGCGTCGAGGCGACCGGCAAGGGCTGGGCCGAGTGGGACGCCGCCGCCGCCAAGGAACTCGCCGTCGAGGCGAACGAAGTCGACACCATGCCCCGGGCCTGA